The genomic region AATGAGTCTTGCAATGTACCTTGAAGGATGCAAGATTCAGGCTCAGCTTGCTCTCTGGTGTCAGCAATTTCAACAGTTTGGGGGCCTTTGCTGAGAAAGTTaattggagcccaggctccatcaGCTGTACTATTGCATTGAACTAAGTGGCCATTGTGGGGTGTGACTAGACAGAGACACTCCCTGACACAGCCACATTTTTCGAGCCAATTTAGAGCTCTATAGATAAGGGCAAAAGCTTGAAATGGACCTGGAATTGGATCAGCAGCCAACATAAAGTGTGGAACACTGAAGACATGAGCTCAGGACTCTGTTTAGATTGCTGGTGGACTGCTCCATTGCAACCTTTCCAGAAATTGTTCACCAGTTCCAGAGTAGGTGTAAGGTCATTCGTGCAGCACAGGGCTAGCTCTGCCTGTCAGCCACCCACCCAGTGGATCATTCCTCAAagttccttccttctcccaccctCCTAGCTAGGTCTGTGCCACTCCTTCTGATCAGCCTTTGCTCTGCGTGAAATACATAGGATACATACCCTGTCAAGCATTGATGCAAAACGTGAGAAGTCTTGCTCTTGTAATTGACCTATatcaggggaaggagaaaggggaaatAGAGCGATGGGTGGGTCAGAAAGAAGAAGCAATTAACAACACAAACCCACTTTGCCATTGGGCTCTCTCCTGGCTACGATGAGGTCTTTCCAGTCATATGTCAAATGGTTATGACTGCTGCAGTTCCTTCCCCAAACTATTCACTGTTGCCTTGCACTGTTAAAGTTGGCATATTTTTCCCGAGGTGGCTACGCTTCTCTGGTAGGCAAAGTGATCTCCCTGCAAGGGTACAGGCTTATCTTTTTGTGAAACTCTTGGGGCATCTTTACCATAAAACATACCATAGAAATGTAAGTTAGTGAAGTTGTGCAGAACCAGGGAGAGTCCATTCACTGATATCTGAGCTTTCTTCACTGTCCAAGTCCTGCCACATGCACACTGGGCTGTGGGTACAATATATAATACCCaattcttatatagcacttttcacccaCAGAGGGAGGTATCTTTGCCCCCTtgtaacagatggggaaagtgaggcccAGAATGACTTGCCTTAAGTCATCCAGCAGATCTCAGAATAGAGCTCAGGTCCTCTGTGTCTCAATGTagttctctaaccactaggcaaacttGTCTTCCAAGCTTCTGAGCTTTAGGGGTTCATTTCTCATTCATTGTTTGTGACTTTTTACGTAAATCATGGTCATCTGTAAAACTCAGCATCAGGCCCCTTCCAATATTTTGTGCATCCAGAGAGCATGTGAGCTCTATAAGCCCTTCAAAAGAACAATCTACAAAACTGCAAAAATATGAAAACGCTGGCAATTAGTCAGTGTGTATTAAcacttctctcccacccccacccccacaactatTCATAAACTTTGGCTGAGAGTGAGGTTTTATTGACTTTGAATCTAAAATAAGAGGAAACTCTGAATAAAAGGAACCAAAGCATCCAAAGGACGGGGGAGCACAACACTGGGTAGCAAAGGCAGGGCAGATTTCAGCAAGAAGCAGATGTTTGGCCAGCATTCATGGCATTGGAGTGTCGAAGATACCAGGCATTCTTGGATGATTTCACTAGTACTTGGGCAACACTGAATCCCATTATGCATTAAGAGGGACATTTCACTGTTGGCTAACTGCTTTCATCCCTGCAGCCAAAACAGGGTTTCCTGTGTGAAATCAAAGCTCTGTTTTGTTGCATAGATTTAACAAAATCAGCTGCAACAGCAGAGACTAAGTACAAATAAAAGTGATTTCCCCACATTCTTGAACAGCTTCCAAATTCTCATCAGTAAAACCAATGAGAGCATATTTAATTGCCTCACAAAATGGGCTTTGGTCTCTTTTGCCAATGGTGAGGTCACAAATGGGCAGGGACAGCAGAAAgaatctcagggtatgtcttctctagccacattaaagcgctgccgctgTGTAGTCATGGCACCACCTCTGcgaggggcatagctaccagcgctggtgcgctgtctacactgccactttactgcactgaaacttgcagttcttggggggggtgttttttcacacccctgagtgagaaagttgcagcgctgtaagggtgccagtgtagacaaggcctcagttccTCCAGCAGCTAAGACTCTCTCTTACCTGGTATATGCTGGTATATTGACTAACCCTTCTGGGAAGTAGTCTATATAGAGAGAGAACTAACTTGAGCAGTTCACAGACAGGGAGAAAATTCTGTGTCAAACTGGGATTTGTTAAATtagccatttttttaaatttatgataCACAGCTGTCAACACTAAAATTATTTTCTTGTCTAAGTATTAAGAGCTGGTGACAAATACAAATGGTATGAGGATACTGCTGAATTTAGACAGCATTGGCTAGGAGTTAGTGATATATATGTATTGTTATAAAATTTGTTTCACCTTTTTTTCAGTTCATCCCATCTTTCTTCATAGTTTTGTTGTTAATCAAATGTAGATAGTAAATCATTTCAGTTCTCTTAATCCTTTTATTCTGCTCAACCACATTTCTGAGTTGGTATCTGTTTTTTCAGCTCTATTCGTGAAATAAGTATATTGGCTGCAGTCAAACTCTGAACAGGAATATACCTATATTTAATTTCAGCaaataaattcaattttttcCTAAAACCATAATAAAATGTTTGGTGGATGGATCCCTGAAACAGGTCTTGCATTAATTTTGTAGCAGACAGGAACATTTCAGGttggaacagaattttttttttaaacaattccttTCAAATATGTAGTAGAGTAACAAAGGCGGATGTGTCTACCATTGatgcttatatggcccccattgcCAGGGTGCcagtgtttaatgtatttatcttcacatcACCCCATTCAGATAGTGGgaggtgctattatccccattttacagatagagcactgaggcacagagaaagtaagtgtctcacccaaggtcacacaaagtctgtggcagagcagatgTGCCACACTGGTCTTCTGAGTCACAAGCTACTGCCCTAATCTCTGAACTATGCTCCCTTTCTATGTAGCTGTGTAATTTATGATAGCATTACTTGGGTTATCAAAGTACAAGGTATGCTTGTTCAGTTCCTCATCCTCCTCCCTGCCTCTTGTTGGGGAAACTTAGTATTTGCTATTTGGTATTATTCTAATTCTACATAGGTAGACACTACCCCTGCAGATGAGAGGAGTGCTCCCACTGGCGTtggtaattcacctccctgagaggcagtagctaggtcgatgggaAAAATTCTTATGTTGAGCTAGTACTATCTACACTGGGGGGTTAGGTGgtcttaactacatcactcaggggtctgaatttttcacatcgCAGCGTGCCTCTGcagcgtgtctggtgaagacgctctatgctgatgggagacctTTTAGTTTATGTCAGTGTAGCTTATGTTGCTTGGGGGGGTGTGGTATAAATTAGGCCAATGTatgctgtagtatagacatagccctaGTGATTTAGAGTCATCCTGGTCAAGCAGAGCATGTTGTACTAAAGGAAACAAACACCTCAAGAGAATGCATGTCTGAATAAAACCACGATGACAGCACAATGAAACCATGCATCTGGAAGCTTACTACTAAGAGCCACTGAAATGTTAACAAACAATGCCATGGATGTAGCATTTCAGTCAAGCAGTAATTGCCTGGAGCTATACAAAGAACCACAGGGGAGTGTGCAGCACATGAGAGCGTAGAAGCTGAATATCCAAAGCCATGTAAAATATGCTATGGCCTAGAGGAAGCAATAGTAGCTGGCACCCAGCTGATTTCTCTTGTTGAAGATTTGAGCTTTGGGAAACAgattatttctttaaattaaaaatctctGTACAGCATCCAGGGACGGTAGTTCTTCACACACCATGAAAATCATCAGCGTTTGGTCTTAAACAAATAATGTTTGTAATGGCCTCCTTCACTGGCTCATATTGCACAGTGAACCAGTGGCTCCTgtatttagatttattttcttgCCAGCATTGGGAAGAGCTCGCACCACAAAAGTGACCCGGTGTTTCTACTCTGAATAGGTCTTTTGTGTAGCTGCCCTGCCTGCTCTGTTCTTATTTGGTTGTTTGCAAAAGCCACAAACTGGATCAGAGGCAATGGGTTTGGATGAATTGTTGTCTGGAAGGGTTTATTGTCAATGAATGCATTGTCATTCTTTTCTTACCCTTGCGTGTTTCCCCTTTGAAGCTTTTGCAAATCTGCCACGGTACCCTACTAATTTGGCAGCTCCATCCTAGAGCTTCGTCCTTGCCCACAAGCCATCCTTCAAAATAGGCTTCAAGAACTATATCACGTTCAAACACAGACTAGCGAGATGCTGAGTGACTCagacccctgagtgatgtagttaagacCACCTAACCCCACAGTGTAGACAGTACTAGCTCAACATAAGAATTTTtcccatcgacctagctactgcctctcagggaggtggattaccaatgCCAGTGAGAGCTCTCCTCTCATCTGCAGGGGTAGTGTCTACCTATGTAGAATTAGAATAATAGCAAATACTAAGTTTGCTGGTGAGATGCTTCTCTTGTCCTTAAGGCACTATACAGTGAGGAGTGACATCAAGACTGCATTGCCTGCCAGGCAGTTTGGATGTGCTGTGGATTCCCAGGGCTACCAACAAGATGGCTTGTTTCAACTTCTTGCATGCTTTCTCCTCTTGCAGTGATGCACTTGTTCCATCACCCGCACAGGTGCACGTACACCACAAAGCTCAGAAGCTCATCTGAGTGGTACTTTGCAGTCCACAAATATTCAGAGCTCACAGGTCCAATATACCCTGGTGGAGCCTCTAGATAGTTTCATGCTAATCTCTACCCATGCTACATGTAAAAAAGATCCATTCtaactctgttttgttttgttttgtttttaatgcttcTTCTGAAGGGATATTGATCAGTTTCAAAGAGGATTCTTTTCCTCTTGGTTCCAGAGTCACAGGGGCCCAAAATCCCTCTGCAAATGGCTCTGCATCACTGATCATGATATACAGTATGTGATCAGTATCTGAGTAAAGATTAGCCTATTCCTGGTAGCTCAGCCAGAGGGAGGCACTCTTTTCTTCTCTGGTaggggcactgctggcagggCATGAGGTTACCGGTTAGTGACTGCGCTTGGACAACGGGGAATCTGCTTAATGTATCTGCCATACCACTGCCTCTTAAAATGACAATGTGAAAAGCAAATATTTGGGTTGTAAAATGATCTTGAAATAGATGTGAAAACAGAGCTCTCTTCCTGAGCTAGCCGTGGTCATGCCCCATGGGCAAGGCTTATTTGCATTGTTAGGGAGATTGTAAAAGCCCTTCTCTCAATGGTCTtttttatgcatccaatgaagtgagctgtagctcacgaaagcttatgctcaaataaatttgttagtctctaaggtgccacaagtactcctcttcttttattTCCTTGTCTTTTAGCACCAGCAAGTAGATCGTGATGGCAAATTTCAAAGGTCATGCTCTCCCAGGCAGCTTCTTCCTACTCTTTGGCCTCTGGTGGTCTGTGAAATACCCCCTGAGGTACTTCAGCGAGAAGGTGAATAAAAAGTCCCATAGAAACCACTGTTGCCAACGCCTGGATGTAATTGAAGGAGTGGTCAAAATCATCTTTGCCCTAATAGGTAAGGATTAGAACACAGTGCATCTCCGACCACCCAAGACTATTCACCATGCTACAATTATTGTCTGACCTTTTCACCCACCCTACAGCCCCTTAATTTCATCAAAAGTAAGGGTAAATTTGATCCTACATGTAGAATGTATAAACAAGGCCCAATGAACTGCACGCCACCAAGTGTCTCCAATGGGTGACatgaaacataagaacataagcacggccatactgggtcacaccaaaggtccatctagcccagtatcctgtcttccggcagtgaccaatgccaggtgccccagaggaaatgaacagagctggtaatcatcaagtgacccatcccctgttgcccattcccagcttctggcaaacagagagaaACTCTACCGGGCCTTTTTCATTCTCTCCAGCCTGGAGAATGTTCTGTCTTCAAATCTGTTCCTCAAAgacattgccagactggatcagaccacgGGTACATCTTGTCCATTGTCTGTCTCTAACAGTAGTCAGAACCAGATGAGCCAGAGAATAGTGCAAGAACTCTGCAGCTGGCAGATCTAGAATAATATGTCTCCAAGATAGGTTTCACCTTGGTCTCTAACAGAGATTGGTTTAAGCTGTAAAGCACAAGCTTTAATCTCCCTTCCAAAAATTTTATTGTCACTAATTATGATAACTggatccatataaatatccattccctttttgaatcttgttacaTTCTTGTTCTTTGTgatttcctgtggcagtgagttccacagtctaatcacacattgtatgaaaaagtatttccttttcttgtttttggATTTCCTTCTTTATAATTTCCTCCCTTAAAAGAAAGGACACGTAACCCTGTATTTGTCTCTGTCCAGGAATGCTGGCTGAGCAGTTTGTCCCCGATGGCCCCCACTTGTATCTCTATAGTGGCGAGAAACGCAGCTGGATGAAGTTGATGAACTGGCAGCACACGACCATGTACCTGTTCTATGGACTCTCAGGTGTGGTGGATGTGCTCACTTACTCGCCACTCAAGGTGCCCCTTGGACTGGATCGTCTTATGCTGTCGGTGGCTGTGTTTGTTGAAGGTTAGTAGCCTGATGGCAAACAGCTAAGGCTGAGATTCCCAAAGCTGCTCAGAGGATTTTGACAGATACCCACTGAACCTAATGGGAGTTGGGGATATAGGTGCACTAGGCAGCTTTGAACATCTACCACTAGGAGGATAACTAGATTGTAAAACCTGCTAATGTGCTGAGGAAAAGCAGTTAAGAGTCTGCAGAAACTACACAAAATATCACTGGAATAAACTCTGTTAATTGGATTCTGAAATGGCTGGAAACATCTCCAGATGTTGCTGGAAGCAGCTGGGTTCAGGGAGAAAGTTTGGGGATCTCATAAATACAAAACACAGGAAGAATCATGAAAGAATAATTAATGGTGAGTTGCCGAGAGACACTGGATCTTGCCAAGTTCTGAACTTCAGCAAAGTTGGGATGAATTGGGGCATGGGGTGTTACTTAATGTCCACCTCTAGTGAGATGTGAAGGGAAGCCACCACATCTAAATCAGAGGAGACCTCAATCGGGCTTTATTGTACCAGAACTTTTTTCTGCAGTGAAAGGGATTTCTTTGTGTCTCTGACTATGAGAAGGTTTGAAGACCACAGGAGATTTCAGGTTTCCTAGCTGAATTCATGTCAGATGGAAGTAGACAGAGTTGAAGACTGAAATTAAGTGGCCAGAATCTGGAAGCGCTGGTCAGGGCATGGCTTTAGAGCTGGGATCAGGATGTGTCACACTATTATCACAACAGGGAGTGGGCCAGTCACTTCTTGCACTGTCACTAGAGCGAGGGCCTTTCTGATGCCCAGCAATGAATATCAGGCAGGTGAGCTCTTTGTGTAGAGATAAgggaatataatgtaactgacACCGATAAAGCTAAAGATCCTGCCATTATTTCAAGAGCAACTGCCTCATGATTACTAAGAGGCTTTAAAACCATACGATACTTGAAGTAGGCTGGCATGGATTCCTCAGATCACAATGGTTTTGTGGTATGAAGCGGGAGGCTCAGTTCCCTTGCTACCATAAACGGCTGGTAGATGCTACTGTTGCCTCGCATCTATAGAGTTTTATCCTTGTGTCATGTGTACCCCCAGAGAGCAATTAATTCCACTGTAGGCAGCGTCGGTCTTGCCTGCTTTCATCACACCTGTCAAATCCAAGTGGCCTATGCACTGGCTTCAGGTCAACACATCATGAACCAGGATTTCAGGCTTCACTTGACTTGAACAGGGCAAGCCAATGGCCATGTGCAAATGGAGCTCCTGTTGGTAGTGAATCCACTGTGTCTAGGAACATCTTGGgattcttttcctcctcctcctattccCATGACTTTAAAGAATGCAGAACAgagattgtgtgtgggggggagcggggaataGATATCAATGACTTTTGACATGGAACTATTCAGACACTGAAATGATTGTTTGCAAAGGCTTAggatttaaaaggacactgtccatGCTAATCTCCATTTGCAAGCTCCTGGAGGAAATAGTGAGGGTTAAACTAATGAAGTACAATAGATAGCAAAAACTCAGTAGTGAGGGGACAGACTGCTGGTGGTGATGGGAGTTGATCTACCACCTTCAAACAGGGACTGCTGTGCCATTCTCTTTTCCCTTGCTTCAGTCGTCCGTATGCTCGGCTCAAGGCTTTGAGACAACTTCTTGTTGCCTTGACATACAGGCTATAATTGGGAAAACTGGCCTGATGGGGTTCCAGGGCAGCTTGACTCAGTTAATATGTCAAGATTTCTTTCTGCCTGCCAGTGCCATAAACtcacatgtgtgtgcatgcacatgtgcagtgggaGCGGGGGAACAGCGGGCTTTGTGCAGAGATCTGCAGCTGAAACCTATTAGTTTTGCTGGTGATGTGTGAACCAGCAACTATCACAGGATGGGGACCTGGAAGACCTGGGTTTGATTTCCAGTCTGCCACTGctctcctgggtgaccttgggcaaattgcttcGCTTCcatgtgcttcagttttcccatctgtaaaatggagataatggaaTGGTGGTCCTTcgagatttttatttatttatttatttttgatgaaaattgcAATGCAAAATCTATATGTTCCTTACTAACAATGCCGCTCTGAATTTGGTATGAATTTCGACAGGTTTTCTCTTTTATTATCACGTCCTTCACCGCCCCATGCTAGATAAGCACATCCACTCCCTGCTGCTCATCGCCGTGTTCGGTGGGGCCTTCAGCATCCTGCTGGAAGTCTTCCTCCGTGACAACATTGTCTTGGAGCTCTTCAGGGCTAGCCTCACCATCCTGCAGGGAACCTGGTTCTGGCAGGTCAGTTCTGGTTCAACACCTTCAGATTTGTTCTAAGACTAGGCATTGGGGATGGGGAAacgtggtgtgggggagggatgtaCATCACTGTACATACAAATCAGTTGTCACTAAAGGATTATCTTTCAGGGTTTACTTGGTAAATGCTCCAAAACCCGTCTATGAACAATTGTCCTGAAAACCTACTAGCCCCAGGTCCTTTACTATAACCATGGATCATGAAATAACTGATTTTCTTTgctcacttgttttttttttttaaataaataaataaataagagagagagagaaattacttGCTGTGATCAAGAATTTTTGCCATGTTCTATAGATATTGTTCCTTCATGTTTGTTGCACGTCGTGGGGCCCCACAATATTCCCTTTATTATAGTGGGAAGAAATAATCCACATAAGGCTCTAGAATGGCTAAGTAACTGCTGTGTGGTATGCTAATGAATTTCAAATGCATGTTATGCAAACTCCCATAAGGATGGTTCAGCATCGACAGTACCAAAGGGTTAAATATGTACCTTTAGAACTAAATGGAACACAAGATAACTGGTCATGTTCTTTCTTTGATTCAGGATAGGGAACCTCCTTTCTAATAAAatcaaatgtaaaacaaaagtTTGCCAAGCAGTTCTAGTAAGCTGGTTAATTGATAAGGATGGTGATTTGATAGTGAGCCCAGAGCCGTCCGCTTCCAAGTGCGGCATTTACTGCTGTACACGCTTTTCTTTGGTGCTCTTCACCATTGCGTCTGAGCACCTTGGGCACCTTAATTTATCGTCACAATGCTCCTCAGAGATCAGGGAGTATTATCATCccaattttgcagatggagaaactgaggaacaaagaTTCTAAGTGAGttatccaaggtcacatagcaagtttGTGGCAAAGAtgggacttgaactcaggtctgCTGAGCCCCAATCGGAGCTTGAGCCACAAGTCCAGCCTTGTGCATGAGTGGGGGTCAAGCCACACCATTAGTGAGGGAAGCATTGTAATAATGAGGGTGAAGTAAAGTGATGTTAGAGGTTGGAGGGTTAGGCATctacctctttcccccccccccaaaggtaACAAATCATTTTATTCTAACCAGATTGGGTTTGTGCTGTTCCCACCATGGGGAGGCCCAGCCTGGGATGAGGATGACCATGACAACATCATGTTTGTTACCATGTGCTTCTTCTGGCACTACGCGACTGCTATTCTCATCATGATTGCCAACTACGCTCTCACTTACTGGTATGTTAGtggtgggagggcaggggaagaaggggaaacaaTTGGAGCATGACGTATAATGGGTCATATCATTACCCGCAATACAAAGTCTTAGTGGCATTAAACATCTTTAAATTTCAGGGCATGCCGAGAGGCGTATCCTTCACTTGCCAAATGCACAGATTCAAAGCAATGTCAGCAAGCCTCTAAAGTTGCTTCTTGAAGTCttaaccatttttatttctttgcactGGGTGCTGGCTGGCAATTGAAAGtgaaagtttaattttttaaaaaatgtatagaaGAAACAACAGTCAAAATATTGTTGGGAATATGTAGCACTTGGCATTGCAATGTCGATTTCGTTCTacggatttcaaagcactttaaaacagCAATGAAATCTAGATTCACAGCACCTTTGTCTAGAAGGCAGAGCAAAATAATGCCAAccccaaatattaaaaaatataaaaaggattTAGCCTCGAGAAAATCATGATTAGCttaaaaaatctcattatttcaaaaaataaataaataaagttgggGTTCTTTTTAAGGCTTCCTGGTTTCTGAGCTTTCCTGGTACAACAGGGTCAGCTTTCCATGTAATCAGGAGGGCTATCCATCTGTCTTAAATATTTGTATGGCCCCAGCACTATAATACCTGAGTGCCACACAGTCTGTCTTTATCCGGACAACGCTTCACTGAGATAGGGAAGTACTTTCATCTCCattttacggggggggggggggggggagtgggaactCATGCACAGAGAAACATGAGTTGTCCAAAGTGTCacaggctagaaactttttttttaaagatgggaatcTCATAttcactccagcagctggggcttaaAGAAAAACATGAATTATCACAAGAcctgtgataaaatcatgagagttggcaacactgagaaACTGCCACAAGAGATTAagggatatatatattttttcagccTAGCTGAGACCTGGCTTCCCTTTTCACAGCTGCTATTTGCAGATATATTTTTATGCCTACAAAATAGGtttggggccagatttgtaaaggtgtattggtgcctaaagatgcagacagtgtctttgaaaatcccattaggtgcctatcaGCATCCATAGGCCcctaaatagcttttaaaatatgccCATGTGAACTATCTAACCCTCAGATTTGGACTGAGGGGACACTCTGATTTGGGCTCAATACCAGGAGCACAAAAGTGGTTGTTTACACCACTATAAGTACAATTTGTGCCTGCGACAGGAAGAACATCTTTCTGAAAACTTGCCCCTTAATGAAGTGTCTGCTGTCACACTCAACATTTGAGACTAAGCTCTGTAATAGAAACATGGTCTCTTGACTTCCAGCCCTGTGCTGAAACCCAGGTGCATTCTTCCTCCCATGTCTCACCATACACGCAGAGAAATATTTCACTGTATCACAGCTGAGGTGACCATATCCCATCTGTACTTATGTATGGAATA from Dermochelys coriacea isolate rDerCor1 chromosome 22, rDerCor1.pri.v4, whole genome shotgun sequence harbors:
- the LOC119846740 gene encoding transmembrane protein 45B-like, with the translated sequence MANFKGHALPGSFFLLFGLWWSVKYPLRYFSEKVNKKSHRNHCCQRLDVIEGVVKIIFALIGMLAEQFVPDGPHLYLYSGEKRSWMKLMNWQHTTMYLFYGLSGVVDVLTYSPLKVPLGLDRLMLSVAVFVEGFLFYYHVLHRPMLDKHIHSLLLIAVFGGAFSILLEVFLRDNIVLELFRASLTILQGTWFWQIGFVLFPPWGGPAWDEDDHDNIMFVTMCFFWHYATAILIMIANYALTYCCIRRCKRNNGEIDIGLGVRKQKSDKSSHVALLNGSDEE